A section of the Scomber scombrus chromosome 24, fScoSco1.1, whole genome shotgun sequence genome encodes:
- the LOC134006640 gene encoding four and a half LIM domains protein 2-like, producing MVEAYDCTECKESLYGQKYILKDESPFCIKCYEALYANDCEVCKKLISCTSKDLSYKDRHWHSECFLCIKCQRSLVERPFATKDDLLLCTDCYCNEYSSKCHECLKTIMPGSKKMEHKGNSWHENCFTCNRCQQPIGTKSFVQRDANNYCLPCYEKVFALQCVQCKEPITTGGVNYRDQPWHKECFVCIGCKQQLAGQRFTSRDDFAYCLNCFCNLFAKKCAYCTTPISGLGGSKYISFEQRQWHNDCFNCTRCCATLVGRGFLTCKEDILCPDCGKDM from the exons ATGGTGGAGGCCTACGACTGTACAGAGTGTAAGGAGTCCCTGTATGGGCAGAAGTACATACTGAAGGATGAAAGCCCATTCTGCATAAAGTGCTACGAGGCACTTTATGCCAACGACTGTGAAGTGTGCAAAAAGCTCATCAGCTGCACCAGCAAg GATCTGTCGTACAAGGACCGCCACTGGCACAGCGAATGCTTCCTGTGCATCAAATGCCAACGATCTCTCGTGGAAAGGCCTTTTGCCACCAAGGATGACCTGCTGTTGTGCACCGATTGCTACTGCAATGAGTACTCCTCCAAGTGCCATGAGTGCCTGAAGACCATCATGCCAG GCTCTAAAAAGATGGAGCATAAGGGCAACAGTTGGCATGAGAATTGCTTCACCTGCAACCGTTGCCAGCAGCCCATTGGCACCAAGAGCTTTGTCCAGAGGGATGCCAACAACTACTGCCTGCCCTGCTATGAGAAGGTGTTTGCTCTGCAATGTGTGCAGTGCAAGGAG CCTATCACCACCGGAGGAGTGAACTACCGTGACCAGCCCTGGCATAAGGAGTGCTTTGTTTGCATTGGATGCAAGCAGCAGCTGGCCGGGCAACGCTTCACCTCCCGGGACGACTTCGCCTACTGCCTCAACTGCTTCTGCAACTTGTTTGCGAAGAAATGCGCCTACTGCACCACCCCTATCAGCG GTCTCGGGGGCAGTAAGTACATTTCTTTTGAGCAGCGCCAGTGGCACAACGACTGCTTCAACTGCACAAGATGCTGCGCGACTCTGGTTGGCCGAGGTTTCCTGACGTGCAAAGAGGACATCCTCTGCCCCGACTGCGGCAAAGACATGTGA
- the LOC133976272 gene encoding uncharacterized protein C7orf57 homolog isoform X1 — translation MLGEKKSGSLDMSSTEMSAAVPNHRRTKPGATSPDSITGIKPGAAANSGVTGPTSQIPGLCQTADTAVGPAERISGRRVGIFESDSDYTKLAKGGGHKGLLSHDLDVDVEDKPMKSYNPPKWFGGDESKSGGKATSPGKQLLTAPFGTDNGSSWEKETDRFSPDKEKMSPDGIACDMEGLSMTNKYKRTCFEKKAPPVSMTKLLSHGYVEEKNKSPNDDDTSSVTSEQTSTVATEDADANDLE, via the exons ATGCTGGGTGAAAAAAAGAGTGG ATCTTTAGATATGTCTTCAACTGAAATGAGTGCAGCCGTACCCAACCATCGAAGGACCAAGCCCGGAG CCACGTCTCCCGATTCCATTACAGGCATAAAGCCCGGAGCGGCTGCTAACAGTGGCGTGACTGGACCGACTTCCCAGATCCCAGGTCTGTGCCAGACCGCTGACACGGCCGTCGGCCCGGCGGAGAGGATCAGCGGACGCCGAGTCGGGATTTTCGAGTCAGACTCAGATTACACCAAGCTCGCCAAGGGGGGCGGACATAAAG GGCTGTTGAGTCACGATCTCGATGTCGATGTCGAGGACAAACCAATGAAATCCTACAATCCACCCAAGTGGTTTGGAGGTGATGAGTCAAAGAG CGGAGGCAAAGCAACATCTCCCGGCAAGCAGCTTCTGACTGCACCGTTTGGCACTGATAACGGTTCGTCCTGGGAAAAAGAGACTGATAGATTTTCCCCTGATAAGGAGAAG ATGTCCCCTGATGGCATCGCCTGTGATATGGAGGGTCTGTCCATGACCAACAAATACAAGAGAAC GTGTTTCGAAAAGAAGGCTCCGCCGGTCAGCATGACCAAGCTGCTGAGTCACGGCTACGTGGAGGAGAAGAACAAGTCTCCCAACGACGACGACACTTCAA GTGTGACTTCGGAACAGACCAGCACCGTGGCGACGGAGGACGCGGATGCGAATGATCTGGAGTAG
- the LOC133976272 gene encoding uncharacterized protein C7orf57 homolog isoform X2, producing the protein MLGEKKSGSLDMSSTEMSAAVPNHRRTKPGGIKPGAAANSGVTGPTSQIPGLCQTADTAVGPAERISGRRVGIFESDSDYTKLAKGGGHKGLLSHDLDVDVEDKPMKSYNPPKWFGGDESKSGGKATSPGKQLLTAPFGTDNGSSWEKETDRFSPDKEKMSPDGIACDMEGLSMTNKYKRTCFEKKAPPVSMTKLLSHGYVEEKNKSPNDDDTSSVTSEQTSTVATEDADANDLE; encoded by the exons ATGCTGGGTGAAAAAAAGAGTGG ATCTTTAGATATGTCTTCAACTGAAATGAGTGCAGCCGTACCCAACCATCGAAGGACCAAGCCCGGAG GCATAAAGCCCGGAGCGGCTGCTAACAGTGGCGTGACTGGACCGACTTCCCAGATCCCAGGTCTGTGCCAGACCGCTGACACGGCCGTCGGCCCGGCGGAGAGGATCAGCGGACGCCGAGTCGGGATTTTCGAGTCAGACTCAGATTACACCAAGCTCGCCAAGGGGGGCGGACATAAAG GGCTGTTGAGTCACGATCTCGATGTCGATGTCGAGGACAAACCAATGAAATCCTACAATCCACCCAAGTGGTTTGGAGGTGATGAGTCAAAGAG CGGAGGCAAAGCAACATCTCCCGGCAAGCAGCTTCTGACTGCACCGTTTGGCACTGATAACGGTTCGTCCTGGGAAAAAGAGACTGATAGATTTTCCCCTGATAAGGAGAAG ATGTCCCCTGATGGCATCGCCTGTGATATGGAGGGTCTGTCCATGACCAACAAATACAAGAGAAC GTGTTTCGAAAAGAAGGCTCCGCCGGTCAGCATGACCAAGCTGCTGAGTCACGGCTACGTGGAGGAGAAGAACAAGTCTCCCAACGACGACGACACTTCAA GTGTGACTTCGGAACAGACCAGCACCGTGGCGACGGAGGACGCGGATGCGAATGATCTGGAGTAG
- the LOC133976272 gene encoding uncharacterized protein C7orf57 homolog isoform X3: MSSTEMSAAVPNHRRTKPGATSPDSITGIKPGAAANSGVTGPTSQIPGLCQTADTAVGPAERISGRRVGIFESDSDYTKLAKGGGHKGLLSHDLDVDVEDKPMKSYNPPKWFGGDESKSGGKATSPGKQLLTAPFGTDNGSSWEKETDRFSPDKEKMSPDGIACDMEGLSMTNKYKRTCFEKKAPPVSMTKLLSHGYVEEKNKSPNDDDTSSVTSEQTSTVATEDADANDLE, encoded by the exons ATGTCTTCAACTGAAATGAGTGCAGCCGTACCCAACCATCGAAGGACCAAGCCCGGAG CCACGTCTCCCGATTCCATTACAGGCATAAAGCCCGGAGCGGCTGCTAACAGTGGCGTGACTGGACCGACTTCCCAGATCCCAGGTCTGTGCCAGACCGCTGACACGGCCGTCGGCCCGGCGGAGAGGATCAGCGGACGCCGAGTCGGGATTTTCGAGTCAGACTCAGATTACACCAAGCTCGCCAAGGGGGGCGGACATAAAG GGCTGTTGAGTCACGATCTCGATGTCGATGTCGAGGACAAACCAATGAAATCCTACAATCCACCCAAGTGGTTTGGAGGTGATGAGTCAAAGAG CGGAGGCAAAGCAACATCTCCCGGCAAGCAGCTTCTGACTGCACCGTTTGGCACTGATAACGGTTCGTCCTGGGAAAAAGAGACTGATAGATTTTCCCCTGATAAGGAGAAG ATGTCCCCTGATGGCATCGCCTGTGATATGGAGGGTCTGTCCATGACCAACAAATACAAGAGAAC GTGTTTCGAAAAGAAGGCTCCGCCGGTCAGCATGACCAAGCTGCTGAGTCACGGCTACGTGGAGGAGAAGAACAAGTCTCCCAACGACGACGACACTTCAA GTGTGACTTCGGAACAGACCAGCACCGTGGCGACGGAGGACGCGGATGCGAATGATCTGGAGTAG
- the LOC133976272 gene encoding uncharacterized protein C7orf57 homolog isoform X4, giving the protein MSSTEMSAAVPNHRRTKPGGIKPGAAANSGVTGPTSQIPGLCQTADTAVGPAERISGRRVGIFESDSDYTKLAKGGGHKGLLSHDLDVDVEDKPMKSYNPPKWFGGDESKSGGKATSPGKQLLTAPFGTDNGSSWEKETDRFSPDKEKMSPDGIACDMEGLSMTNKYKRTCFEKKAPPVSMTKLLSHGYVEEKNKSPNDDDTSSVTSEQTSTVATEDADANDLE; this is encoded by the exons ATGTCTTCAACTGAAATGAGTGCAGCCGTACCCAACCATCGAAGGACCAAGCCCGGAG GCATAAAGCCCGGAGCGGCTGCTAACAGTGGCGTGACTGGACCGACTTCCCAGATCCCAGGTCTGTGCCAGACCGCTGACACGGCCGTCGGCCCGGCGGAGAGGATCAGCGGACGCCGAGTCGGGATTTTCGAGTCAGACTCAGATTACACCAAGCTCGCCAAGGGGGGCGGACATAAAG GGCTGTTGAGTCACGATCTCGATGTCGATGTCGAGGACAAACCAATGAAATCCTACAATCCACCCAAGTGGTTTGGAGGTGATGAGTCAAAGAG CGGAGGCAAAGCAACATCTCCCGGCAAGCAGCTTCTGACTGCACCGTTTGGCACTGATAACGGTTCGTCCTGGGAAAAAGAGACTGATAGATTTTCCCCTGATAAGGAGAAG ATGTCCCCTGATGGCATCGCCTGTGATATGGAGGGTCTGTCCATGACCAACAAATACAAGAGAAC GTGTTTCGAAAAGAAGGCTCCGCCGGTCAGCATGACCAAGCTGCTGAGTCACGGCTACGTGGAGGAGAAGAACAAGTCTCCCAACGACGACGACACTTCAA GTGTGACTTCGGAACAGACCAGCACCGTGGCGACGGAGGACGCGGATGCGAATGATCTGGAGTAG